One window of Vanessa atalanta chromosome 9, ilVanAtal1.2, whole genome shotgun sequence genomic DNA carries:
- the LOC125066390 gene encoding uncharacterized protein LOC125066390 — protein sequence MSNLSTLSTKNHTKKQNSSRDRDRNKSVASESGGSSQCDTPPLIEKDGGTSQGKFAGVGADSIQCMAEQIGAEINAEAATNLAEDVSYKLRQTISTIALHSEMMKKKCIDSWDINTVLTLSDTSPVVGASVPQYVSVGEEKLCCEVETLINIPEYSMTTQTYVFSTLPTVSVEWITDDKSLNNSNNISINLQNYYTKIARAILNLRKKPKQLAVEDLTTNTRIGPIFPNLFNLAVLVLNDDNLNALNVPAKKPLQSNVLDMVDALCSNPCSLDTNIQQQFQRLFPVMVSNILGNGTLAEKMVAILTKITRTWPSFIAIGKGILFDYLSQGTKERLTAPMIRCLMALGRQALVECLGEHLEHIDDRVHAQRHKHTQRDLRETILDVSTCLLRSEPTNFLEDYVMTDYTLYEMLGDSILPRRTLFPVKETDSKEKVTTERSSDEEFSYIPLRPAVRRPRVRLIPQRKNGSIHREAPFEPTKFKGKINTIHIRIKNCRAIDVSSGRGRGSAAPVGGGSGGGGGGVLVASGLLNRFRYRLSKPAAFPIFGALTF from the exons ATGTCCAACTTATCAACTTTAAGTACAAAAAATCAcaccaaaaaacaaaatagcagTCGTGATCGTGACAGAAACAAATCCGTTGCCTCCGAGTCTGGTGGTTCCAGCCAGTGTGATACTCCACCACTAATAGAAAAG gatgGAGGTACATCGCAAGGCAAGTTTGCCGGAGTCGGCGCTGACTCAATCCAATGTATGGCGGAACAAATTGGTGCAGAAATTAATGCTGAGGCAGCAACAAATCTCGCTGAAGACGTTAGTTACAAACTCCGACAGACGATTAGT ACAATTGCGCTACACAGTGAGATGATGAAGAAGAAATGTATTGATAGCTGGGATATTAATACAGTACTCACACTCTCCGATACCAGTCCCGTTGTAGGTGCGAGTGTGCCACAGTATGTTTCAGTGGGAGAAGAAAAACTGTGTTGTGAAGTG gaaACTCTTATAAATATACCGGAATACTCAATGACCACACAGACATATGTGTTCTCTACTTTACCAACTGTATCCGTGGAATGGATAACAGatgataaaagtttaaataatagcaataatattagtattaatctacaaaattattatacaaaaattgcaAGAG caATATTAAATCTAAGGAAGAAACCGAAACAGCTAGCAGTAGAAGATCTCACAACGAACACCCGTATCGGTCCTATATTTCCAAATCTCTTTAATCTCGCCGTGCTAGTTCTAAACGATGATAATTTGAATGCTCTGAATGTACCGGCGAAGAAACCTTTACAGTCGAATGTACTGGACATGGTCGATGCACTCTGTTCGAACCCTTGCAGCTTGGATACAAATATACAGCAACAG TTCCAAAGACTGTTTCCGGTTATGGTGTCAAATATTTTAGGTAATGGAACGCTAGCAGAGAAGATGGTAGCAATACTTACTAAAATAACGCGAACGTGGCCTTCGTTTATTGCAATAG gaaagggcatattattcgattacTTATCGCAAGGCACGAAGGAGCGTCTGACGGCACCGATGATACGATGCTTGATGGCATTGGGGAGGCAGGCCCTGGTGGAGTGTTTGGGTGAACATCTCGAACACATAGACGACCGCGTGCACGCACAGCGACACAAGCACACGCAGAGAGACCTCCGGGAGACCATACTC gacGTCTCGACATGTCTCCTTAGATCTGAACCGACAAATTTTTTAGAGGATTATGTAATGACTGACTACACTTTATATGAAATGTTAGGAGATTcaattttaccgagaagaactttATTTCCTGTCAAAG AAACGGACTCGAAAGAAAAAGTCACCACCGAGAGATCTTCGGATGAGGAATTTTCCTATATACCTCTACGGCCCGCCGTCAGACGGCCCAGGGTCCGACTGATCCCGCAGCGTAAAAACGGATCTATACACAGGGAGGCCCCGTTCGAGCCTACgaaatttaaaggaaaaataaacaCGATACACATAAGAATAAAGAACTGCCGAGCGATCGACGTGTCGAGCGGGAGGGGGAGGGGGAGCGCCGCGCCCGTCGGCGGGGGGAGCGGCGGGGGCGGCGGGGGGGTGCTGGTGGCCAGCGGACTCTTAAATAGGTTTAGGTATAGATTAAGCAAACCTGCCGCATTTCCAATATTTGGAGCTTTAacgttttaa